The Polyangiaceae bacterium genome includes a region encoding these proteins:
- a CDS encoding FAD-dependent oxidoreductase, which translates to MGRSRMFDAVRRALRLSHEAEARKLSTATALALRAEREHAALSRRDFLGGVAAGSAALLGVVPEVRAASKFGTNARIAILGGGLAGLACADALRARGVSATIYEAHSSRVGGRVYSNRSFAGQVAENGGELIDNQHKLMLGYAQQLGLAREDLAKAPGEIAYHFFGQRWSEAQVVDQVRVLVARMRPDLQAISGAPSFFGHNAADLLLDHTSLEEYLLSRGPDLPLARAVMNEAYVAEYGREPSEQSCLNMLLFFHLDRRSSFEPFGSSDERFHLVGGNDAIASGIADRLPGPIVHGARVTRLRRNASGEYAITLSGSSTEELADALVVALPFSVLRGIELDPSLGLSADKLRAIRDLGYGYNAKTMIQFDSRPWVDLYGENGTVYSDLPNVQNVWETNYAAAASSAILTDYAGGERGRLLQQPVVYPPGGGAPVSGCGNCHIGSPSAKVIEPTLIQSQVEAFLSDLDVIQPGVKAAATRANGAYRAHFAHWLTQSTSRGSYTCYLPGQFTNICGLESTPAGLMKFAGEHADSFYNYQGFMEGALTSGIRAAGELLADLKQGLL; encoded by the coding sequence ATGGGGCGATCACGGATGTTCGATGCGGTGCGACGGGCGCTTCGGCTGAGCCACGAGGCCGAGGCACGGAAGCTCTCGACCGCGACCGCGCTCGCTCTCCGCGCGGAGCGTGAGCACGCGGCCCTGTCGCGCCGCGACTTCCTTGGTGGCGTCGCCGCGGGCAGCGCGGCGCTACTCGGCGTCGTCCCCGAGGTCCGGGCGGCGAGCAAGTTCGGCACCAACGCCCGCATCGCCATCCTGGGCGGCGGGCTCGCGGGGCTCGCCTGCGCGGACGCGCTGCGCGCGCGCGGTGTGAGCGCCACCATCTACGAAGCGCACTCGAGCCGCGTGGGAGGCCGCGTGTACTCGAATCGCAGCTTCGCCGGTCAAGTCGCCGAGAACGGCGGCGAGCTGATCGACAACCAGCACAAGCTGATGCTCGGCTACGCGCAGCAGCTCGGGCTGGCCCGCGAGGACTTGGCCAAAGCCCCCGGCGAGATCGCCTACCACTTCTTCGGACAGCGCTGGAGCGAGGCGCAGGTCGTGGATCAGGTTCGCGTGCTGGTCGCGCGCATGCGCCCCGATCTGCAGGCCATCTCGGGCGCGCCGAGCTTCTTCGGTCACAACGCCGCGGACCTCTTGCTCGACCACACCAGCCTGGAAGAGTACCTGCTTTCGCGCGGCCCCGACCTGCCGCTGGCGCGGGCCGTGATGAACGAGGCCTATGTCGCCGAATACGGCCGCGAGCCCAGCGAGCAGAGCTGCCTGAACATGCTCCTGTTCTTCCACCTGGATCGGCGCTCGAGCTTCGAGCCCTTCGGCTCCAGCGACGAGCGCTTCCACCTCGTGGGTGGCAACGACGCCATCGCCAGCGGCATCGCCGATCGGCTGCCCGGACCCATCGTGCACGGCGCGCGGGTCACGCGCCTGCGTCGCAACGCATCCGGCGAGTACGCCATCACGCTGAGCGGTTCGTCCACCGAGGAGCTGGCCGACGCGCTGGTGGTGGCGCTGCCGTTCTCGGTGCTCCGCGGCATCGAGCTCGACCCGAGCCTGGGCCTCTCCGCGGACAAGCTCCGAGCGATCCGCGACCTGGGCTACGGATACAACGCCAAGACCATGATCCAGTTCGACAGCCGCCCGTGGGTCGATCTCTACGGAGAGAACGGCACCGTCTACTCGGATCTGCCGAACGTGCAGAACGTGTGGGAGACGAACTACGCGGCGGCCGCGAGCAGCGCCATCCTGACCGACTACGCCGGCGGCGAGCGGGGCCGGCTCTTGCAACAGCCCGTGGTCTACCCGCCCGGTGGCGGCGCGCCAGTCAGCGGCTGCGGCAACTGTCACATCGGCTCCCCGTCGGCGAAGGTGATCGAGCCGACGCTGATCCAGAGCCAGGTCGAGGCGTTCCTGAGCGACCTGGACGTGATCCAGCCGGGTGTGAAGGCGGCGGCGACCCGAGCGAACGGCGCCTACCGCGCGCATTTCGCCCACTGGCTCACCCAGTCCACCTCGAGGGGCTCCTACACCTGCTACTTGCCAGGACAGTTCACCAACATTTGCGGCCTGGAATCGACGCCTGCGGGGCTCATGAAGTTCGCCGGCGAGCACGCGGACAGCTTCTACAACTACCAGGGCTTCATGGAGGGCGCGCTCACCTCGGGGATCCGCGCCGCCGGCGAGCTGCTCGCGGATCTGAAGCAAGGCTTGCTCTAG
- a CDS encoding carboxypeptidase regulatory-like domain-containing protein produces the protein MTASRRLVMALCLSLAAASACGGDDDGGTASNAGGTSGSASGGGSAAGGAGGSSASGGGIGIGGSGGGVSCPGGKKTTVSGTIYAPTKVSPDPLPNVAVYVPAGAVKPFDPEVACVRCGEESPSVTRTVSKSDGSFVLENVPAGTDVTLVLQAGRWRRQIKVPTVTACEDTKLAAEQTRLPRNQSEGDIPKMALQTGYVDGLECLLTKILDPAELTAPSGSGRVHLFKGSGADASPALPASSTLWGDPEKLDDYDVVFFPCDFTSSSTEPAMPPSAVANLKAYVDVGGRLFLTHGGGKWLKENSPAPYPGIAQFNNQPDPTSPLASLVDTSFPKGQIFAEWLVAVGVSTTLGQIAVESAQWYVDSVAAPAQRWIHSPSPVTVQHFTFNTPIGAAEKDQCGRILFSNFHVKAPPSNATYPAHCTDVDKPLTTNEKVIEFMLFDTTGCVQSDKDPVK, from the coding sequence ATGACGGCATCGAGGCGACTCGTGATGGCGCTCTGCCTCTCACTCGCGGCGGCCAGCGCGTGCGGCGGCGACGACGACGGCGGCACCGCCTCCAACGCCGGCGGCACGAGCGGCAGCGCCAGCGGCGGCGGCTCCGCGGCGGGCGGAGCGGGCGGCAGCAGCGCGAGCGGCGGCGGCATCGGCATCGGCGGCAGCGGTGGCGGCGTGAGCTGCCCCGGCGGCAAGAAGACCACGGTGAGCGGCACCATCTACGCTCCCACCAAGGTCTCGCCGGATCCTCTGCCGAACGTCGCTGTCTATGTGCCCGCCGGAGCCGTTAAGCCCTTCGACCCGGAGGTCGCGTGCGTGCGCTGCGGGGAGGAGAGCCCCTCGGTCACGCGCACGGTGAGCAAGAGCGACGGCAGCTTCGTGCTCGAGAACGTGCCCGCTGGCACGGACGTGACACTGGTGCTCCAGGCCGGGCGCTGGCGGCGACAGATCAAGGTGCCGACCGTGACCGCCTGCGAAGACACCAAGCTCGCCGCCGAGCAGACGCGACTGCCGCGTAACCAGAGCGAGGGCGACATCCCCAAGATGGCGCTGCAGACGGGCTACGTGGACGGGCTCGAGTGCCTGCTCACCAAGATCCTCGATCCCGCCGAGCTCACCGCACCGAGCGGCAGCGGGCGCGTGCACCTCTTCAAGGGCAGCGGCGCTGACGCGAGCCCGGCGCTGCCCGCGTCGAGCACGCTGTGGGGCGACCCGGAGAAGCTCGACGACTACGACGTTGTGTTCTTCCCCTGCGACTTCACCAGCTCGTCCACCGAGCCGGCGATGCCGCCGAGTGCGGTCGCGAACCTGAAGGCGTACGTGGACGTGGGCGGCCGGCTGTTTCTGACCCACGGCGGGGGCAAGTGGCTGAAGGAGAACAGCCCCGCGCCCTACCCGGGCATCGCGCAGTTCAACAACCAGCCGGACCCGACCTCGCCGCTCGCGTCCCTGGTGGACACCTCGTTCCCCAAGGGCCAGATCTTCGCGGAGTGGCTGGTGGCGGTCGGCGTCAGCACCACCCTTGGCCAAATCGCGGTGGAGAGCGCGCAGTGGTACGTGGACTCCGTCGCGGCGCCGGCGCAACGCTGGATCCATTCGCCTTCGCCGGTGACGGTGCAGCACTTCACCTTCAACACGCCGATCGGAGCGGCGGAGAAGGATCAGTGCGGGCGCATCCTGTTCAGCAACTTCCACGTCAAGGCGCCGCCGTCGAACGCCACCTACCCGGCGCACTGCACCGACGTCGACAAGCCCCTCACCACCAACGAGAAGGTGATCGAGTTCATGCTCTTCGATACCACCGGCTGCGTGCAGTCTGACAAGGATCCGGTGAAGTAG
- a CDS encoding OsmC family protein — protein sequence MPWSLALELCAERPPPLDTLAMSLREVSVSTARGKFQQQVRVAGAPGIEVVADEPRAVGGDDAGLAPHELLLAGLGACTSMTLKMYAERKGWPLERVEVKLSATRGEAFVIQRTVALHGPLDDEQRARLLEIANKCPVHKTLSGEIRIESALG from the coding sequence ATGCCCTGGTCTCTGGCACTGGAGCTTTGCGCCGAGCGACCTCCGCCGCTAGATACCCTCGCGATGAGCCTACGCGAAGTCAGCGTCTCCACCGCGCGCGGGAAGTTCCAACAGCAGGTTCGCGTCGCCGGCGCGCCGGGCATCGAGGTGGTCGCCGACGAGCCCAGGGCCGTCGGCGGCGACGACGCCGGCCTGGCCCCCCACGAGCTCTTGCTAGCTGGGCTCGGCGCTTGCACCTCGATGACCCTGAAGATGTACGCCGAACGCAAGGGCTGGCCGCTCGAGCGGGTGGAGGTGAAGCTCAGCGCGACGCGTGGCGAGGCGTTCGTCATTCAGCGCACCGTCGCGCTGCACGGGCCCCTGGACGACGAGCAGCGCGCGCGGCTGCTCGAGATCGCGAACAAGTGCCCCGTGCACAAGACGCTGAGCGGAGAGATCCGCATCGAGAGCGCGCTCGGCTGA
- a CDS encoding response regulator, producing MGARILVVDDSPTIRKVVASILTSQEYEAVTAEDGQDALTKLKAGEQVDLVLLDFVMPRMNGYQFCRELRAQPERANVPVVLMSAKGDKIRGQFVQQTGAIDAITKPFDARGLIAVVEGALKKQEEGRAPPVPEAGAMLDDETIAEAMAPSQVVPSDDPALRRVQTAMEFSAALVKLVTPELGKVSGIPAKALKKLGEAVQRAVTPESMGSLTSLLRALDFGENTQEVLAGDVSVISIAEILQLLHLQHQTGALVISNRKSEITLFVREGNIDFARSRGVRDEFLLGRYLVESQAISREDLDTVLGQRSGSRRLLGDVLKELGLVEPEAITHAVTRQASELVYEVVRWKTGRFTFTVGIPPEVSTVRLGLSTSALVMEGFRRVDEWRLIEGTFDFEEVIARDEGAIERVGDESKLTKRELAVLEAVDGQRTVREIVDFMEGSSFEVCKIIYQFLNSRLVRRRSAA from the coding sequence ATGGGCGCTCGCATCCTCGTCGTCGACGACAGCCCCACGATCCGCAAGGTCGTGGCGTCGATCCTGACGTCGCAGGAGTACGAGGCGGTCACGGCGGAGGACGGGCAGGACGCCCTCACCAAGCTGAAGGCCGGCGAGCAGGTGGATCTGGTGCTGCTCGACTTCGTGATGCCGCGCATGAACGGCTACCAGTTCTGCCGCGAGCTCCGCGCGCAGCCCGAGCGGGCCAACGTGCCCGTGGTGCTGATGAGCGCCAAGGGCGACAAGATCCGCGGCCAGTTCGTGCAGCAGACGGGCGCCATCGACGCCATCACCAAACCCTTCGACGCCCGCGGGCTGATCGCCGTGGTCGAGGGCGCGCTCAAGAAGCAGGAGGAGGGCCGCGCGCCGCCGGTCCCCGAGGCCGGCGCGATGCTGGACGACGAGACCATCGCGGAGGCGATGGCGCCGAGCCAGGTCGTGCCGAGCGACGATCCGGCGCTGCGCCGCGTGCAGACGGCGATGGAGTTCTCGGCGGCGCTGGTCAAGCTGGTGACGCCGGAGCTGGGGAAGGTCTCGGGCATCCCGGCGAAGGCGCTGAAGAAGCTCGGCGAGGCCGTGCAGCGCGCCGTCACGCCGGAGAGCATGGGCTCGCTCACCAGCCTGCTCCGCGCGCTGGATTTCGGGGAGAACACCCAGGAGGTGCTGGCCGGCGACGTCTCGGTGATCTCCATCGCGGAGATCCTGCAGCTGCTCCATTTGCAGCATCAGACCGGCGCTCTGGTGATCTCCAATCGCAAGAGCGAGATCACGCTGTTCGTGCGCGAGGGCAACATCGACTTCGCGCGCTCGCGCGGCGTGCGCGACGAGTTCCTGCTCGGTCGCTACCTGGTCGAGTCTCAGGCCATCAGCCGCGAGGATCTCGACACCGTGCTGGGCCAGCGCTCCGGCTCGCGGCGGCTGCTCGGCGACGTGCTCAAGGAGCTCGGCCTGGTGGAGCCCGAGGCCATCACCCACGCCGTCACGCGCCAAGCCTCCGAGCTGGTCTACGAAGTGGTGCGCTGGAAGACCGGTCGCTTCACCTTCACCGTAGGCATCCCGCCGGAGGTCTCCACGGTGAGGCTCGGCCTCTCGACCAGCGCGCTGGTGATGGAGGGCTTCCGGCGCGTGGACGAGTGGCGCTTGATCGAGGGCACCTTCGACTTCGAGGAGGTGATCGCGCGGGACGAAGGCGCCATCGAGCGCGTCGGCGACGAGTCCAAGCTCACCAAGCGCGAGCTGGCCGTGCTGGAGGCGGTCGACGGTCAGCGCACCGTGCGCGAAATCGTGGATTTCATGGAGGGCAGCTCGTTCGAGGTCTGCAAGATCATCTACCAGTTCCTGAACTCGCGACTGGTCCGACGCCGGAGCGCGGCCTGA
- a CDS encoding J domain-containing protein, producing MAADFYSELGVAKSASEEEIKKAYRKLAAKLHPDRHPGDKKAESRFKAVNRAYQVLSDQKQRKLYDEFGEEGLREGFNANAARAYRRASRGGRARGGQGFSLDDILSGGGNGGGFGDLFGDLFNQARGRGRPSKGSDVAAEVTVDFVSAIRGANLSLRVQERGGDVTVRVPPGAGDGDKVRVAGHGAPGMGGPAGDLVLTIRVSPHPVFERKGLDLHLDLPITVAEAHRGAKVRVPTPDGEVSLTVPKHAQSGKVVRLAKKGVKRGNQHGDLYVRFLVKLPESDSAEVERAVDALEAATAGDVRAGIRF from the coding sequence ATGGCAGCGGACTTCTATTCGGAGCTGGGCGTCGCGAAGAGCGCCAGCGAGGAGGAGATCAAGAAGGCGTACCGGAAGCTCGCCGCGAAGCTCCACCCCGACCGCCACCCCGGGGACAAGAAGGCGGAGAGCCGCTTCAAGGCCGTCAACCGCGCCTACCAGGTGCTGAGCGACCAGAAGCAGCGCAAGCTGTACGACGAGTTCGGCGAGGAGGGCCTGCGGGAGGGTTTCAACGCCAACGCCGCCCGCGCGTACCGGCGCGCGTCGCGGGGCGGGCGCGCGCGCGGGGGGCAGGGCTTCTCCCTCGACGACATCCTGAGCGGCGGCGGCAACGGCGGCGGCTTCGGCGACCTGTTCGGCGACTTGTTCAATCAGGCGCGGGGACGCGGCCGGCCCAGCAAGGGCTCGGACGTGGCCGCGGAGGTGACCGTGGACTTCGTCAGCGCCATCCGCGGCGCCAACCTCAGCTTGCGCGTGCAAGAGCGCGGCGGAGACGTGACCGTGCGGGTGCCGCCCGGGGCCGGTGACGGCGACAAGGTTCGTGTGGCGGGCCACGGGGCGCCAGGCATGGGCGGGCCGGCCGGTGACCTGGTGCTGACCATCCGCGTCTCGCCGCACCCGGTCTTCGAGCGCAAGGGCCTCGACCTCCATCTGGACCTGCCGATCACGGTGGCGGAGGCGCACCGCGGCGCCAAGGTGCGCGTGCCGACCCCCGACGGAGAGGTCAGCTTGACGGTGCCGAAGCACGCGCAGAGCGGCAAGGTCGTGCGGCTGGCGAAGAAGGGCGTGAAGCGCGGCAACCAGCACGGCGACCTGTACGTGCGCTTCTTGGTCAAGCTGCCGGAGAGCGACTCGGCGGAAGTCGAGCGGGCCGTGGACGCGCTCGAGGCCGCGACTGCGGGCGACGTGCGCGCCGGGATCCGCTTTTGA
- a CDS encoding DUF938 domain-containing protein: protein MDARRFAPATARNREPILAVLERTVPPGARVLEIAAGSGEHACFFAERLPVAEWQPTDPDPESRASIDAWRAHSGAARVAPALELDVTARVWPVSRADFVLCVNMIHISPWEATFGLLSGSAKLLPTGGVLVLYGPYRRFGAHTASSNADFDASLRARDPRWGVRDLEAVAAEAERAGFALDEVVAMPANNFSVVFRRS, encoded by the coding sequence ATGGACGCGCGACGCTTCGCCCCCGCCACCGCCAGGAATCGCGAGCCCATCCTGGCCGTGCTCGAACGCACGGTGCCCCCTGGCGCACGCGTGCTCGAGATCGCGGCGGGCAGCGGCGAGCACGCCTGTTTCTTCGCCGAGCGACTGCCCGTCGCTGAGTGGCAGCCGACGGATCCCGATCCCGAGAGCCGCGCCAGCATCGACGCCTGGCGCGCCCACTCCGGCGCCGCTCGCGTCGCGCCGGCGCTCGAGCTCGACGTGACGGCGCGCGTCTGGCCGGTGTCCCGCGCGGACTTCGTGCTGTGCGTGAACATGATCCACATCTCGCCCTGGGAGGCCACGTTCGGCCTGCTCTCGGGCTCCGCCAAGCTCCTCCCCACCGGCGGCGTGCTCGTCCTCTACGGGCCCTATCGGCGCTTCGGCGCGCACACCGCGTCCAGCAACGCCGACTTCGACGCCTCGCTGCGCGCCCGCGATCCGCGCTGGGGCGTGCGCGATCTGGAGGCCGTAGCGGCGGAAGCCGAGCGGGCGGGGTTCGCGCTCGACGAAGTGGTGGCGATGCCGGCCAACAACTTCTCCGTGGTGTTCCGCCGGAGCTAG
- the aspS gene encoding aspartate--tRNA ligase, which translates to MARFIDELKRTHHNDALRAANIDEEVVLFGWVDSRRDHGSLIFIDLRDREGLTQVVFDPDASQEAHDLAEQVRGEWVIGIRGRVRSRGEQFSKKENKMVSATNPNLATGEIEVVVLEATIFNKAETPPFEITDSIDTREEVRLQYRYLDLRRRPLQRSLRMRHVINQATRNYLSSQGCLEIETPFLVKYTPGGARNFLVPARLHPGKFYALAESPQIFKQLFMVAGYERYFQIVRCFRDEDLRLDRQLEFTQIDIEMSFVNQDDVFSLVEGLVFAIWREGLGVDLKKLYPDGHFPRMKFDDSMRDYGNDKPDLRFGMKHVDLTDLVIEHDGGGVPFWQPIAEKFKSGVHRRDLPAEIVKAMVVPGDAGLSRTETDKLEQLAKSMGAAGLARAKVAADGSWTQSPFSKTIDPNLRDAINSHCRAKENDLILFQFGKASLVHTVMANLRVHVAKKLGLIPEVGHGDKWQFLWVVDPPLFEWDEDGKRWAAAHHAFTRPHDASVPLVEKDPGKVLCHRYDLVLNGFEIAGGSIRLHDPEVQRRVFAALGISDQEAQEKFGFLLNALRYGAPPHGGIALGMDRLAMLAAGSDSIRDVIAFPKTQKGTDVMSDAPNAVSGAQLADLHIRTATEGA; encoded by the coding sequence GTGGCCCGCTTCATCGACGAGCTCAAGCGCACCCACCACAACGACGCCCTGCGCGCCGCCAACATCGACGAAGAGGTGGTCCTCTTCGGCTGGGTGGACAGCCGCCGGGACCACGGCTCCCTGATCTTCATCGACCTCCGGGACCGGGAGGGCCTGACCCAGGTCGTGTTCGACCCGGACGCCTCCCAGGAGGCCCACGACCTGGCCGAGCAGGTCCGGGGCGAGTGGGTGATCGGCATCCGCGGCCGGGTGCGCTCCCGCGGCGAGCAGTTCAGCAAGAAGGAGAACAAGATGGTCTCGGCCACCAACCCGAACCTCGCCACCGGCGAGATCGAGGTGGTGGTGCTGGAAGCGACCATCTTCAACAAGGCCGAGACGCCGCCCTTCGAGATCACCGACAGCATCGACACACGAGAGGAGGTGCGGCTGCAGTATCGCTACCTCGACCTCCGGCGCCGGCCGCTCCAACGCTCGCTGCGCATGCGCCACGTCATCAACCAGGCCACGCGCAACTACCTGTCGAGCCAAGGCTGCCTCGAGATCGAGACGCCCTTCCTGGTCAAGTACACGCCGGGCGGCGCGCGCAATTTCCTGGTGCCTGCGCGGCTGCACCCGGGGAAGTTCTACGCCCTGGCCGAGAGCCCGCAGATCTTCAAGCAGCTCTTCATGGTCGCGGGCTACGAGCGCTACTTCCAGATCGTGCGCTGCTTCCGCGACGAGGATCTGCGCCTCGATCGCCAGCTGGAGTTCACGCAGATCGACATCGAGATGAGCTTCGTCAATCAGGACGACGTGTTCTCGCTGGTCGAGGGCCTGGTCTTCGCCATCTGGCGCGAAGGCCTGGGCGTGGACCTGAAGAAGCTCTACCCGGACGGCCACTTCCCGCGCATGAAGTTCGACGACTCCATGCGCGACTACGGCAACGACAAGCCGGATCTGCGCTTCGGCATGAAACACGTCGATCTGACCGATCTGGTGATCGAGCACGACGGCGGGGGCGTGCCGTTCTGGCAGCCCATCGCCGAGAAGTTCAAGTCCGGCGTCCACCGCCGGGATCTGCCGGCGGAGATCGTCAAGGCCATGGTGGTGCCGGGCGACGCGGGCCTCTCGCGCACCGAGACGGACAAGCTGGAACAGCTGGCGAAGAGCATGGGCGCTGCAGGCCTGGCGCGCGCCAAGGTCGCCGCCGACGGCAGCTGGACGCAGTCGCCGTTCTCCAAGACCATCGACCCGAACCTGCGCGACGCCATCAACTCCCACTGCCGCGCCAAGGAGAACGACCTCATCCTGTTCCAGTTCGGCAAGGCGAGCTTGGTTCACACGGTGATGGCGAACCTGCGCGTCCACGTGGCCAAGAAGCTCGGGCTCATCCCGGAGGTCGGCCATGGCGACAAGTGGCAGTTCCTGTGGGTGGTCGATCCACCGCTGTTCGAGTGGGACGAGGACGGCAAGCGCTGGGCCGCCGCGCACCACGCCTTCACCCGTCCTCACGACGCGAGCGTGCCGCTGGTCGAGAAGGACCCGGGCAAGGTGCTCTGCCACCGTTACGACCTGGTGCTGAACGGCTTCGAGATCGCCGGGGGCAGCATCCGCTTGCACGACCCGGAGGTACAGCGCCGCGTGTTCGCGGCCCTGGGCATCTCCGACCAGGAGGCCCAGGAGAAGTTCGGCTTCCTGCTCAATGCGCTGCGCTACGGGGCCCCGCCCCACGGCGGCATCGCCCTGGGCATGGACCGGCTGGCCATGCTGGCCGCCGGCAGCGACAGCATCCGCGACGTGATCGCGTTCCCGAAGACTCAAAAGGGGACAGACGTGATGAGCGACGCCCCGAACGCGGTCAGCGGAGCTCAGCTGGCCGACCTGCACATCCGGACGGCTACCGAGGGCGCTTAG
- a CDS encoding alpha/beta hydrolase → MEQKHARRLRRVSAGVCALIGALSVEATVAAKHAPSRGTATPAAEAPLPSGPVYLNDERGTPNVLTYPARRASPKPRPPIVMLHGMCDEPEWECPHFAGATTEHGFLVCPRANLRCDGGGSIWSGDPRFSASIEASIARVAADYPAHVDAAAGRTLIGFSLGAIRAVELANTGDGRWRSVIAIGAKVYPRADRLRRAGVQRLVLAAGDHDMMKWHMVGEAKKLARAGFPVAFMSMGKVGHTFPKDIEPRMKRALAWADGDDSAFVPREKGELAFTPEPK, encoded by the coding sequence GTGGAGCAGAAGCATGCGCGCCGCCTGCGGCGCGTGAGTGCGGGAGTGTGCGCGCTGATCGGCGCGCTGAGCGTGGAGGCAACCGTCGCGGCCAAGCACGCGCCATCGCGTGGGACCGCGACGCCCGCGGCCGAGGCGCCGCTGCCGAGCGGTCCCGTCTACCTGAACGACGAGCGCGGCACGCCCAACGTGCTCACGTACCCGGCGCGGCGCGCGAGCCCGAAGCCCCGCCCACCCATCGTGATGCTGCACGGCATGTGCGACGAGCCGGAGTGGGAGTGCCCCCACTTTGCCGGCGCGACCACGGAGCACGGCTTCCTCGTCTGCCCGCGCGCCAACCTGCGCTGCGACGGCGGCGGCTCCATCTGGTCGGGAGATCCGCGCTTCTCGGCGTCCATCGAGGCCAGCATCGCGCGGGTCGCCGCCGACTACCCAGCGCACGTGGACGCCGCGGCGGGCCGCACGCTGATCGGGTTCTCGCTGGGCGCGATCCGCGCCGTCGAGCTCGCGAACACGGGCGACGGCCGCTGGCGCAGCGTGATCGCCATCGGGGCCAAGGTCTACCCGCGCGCCGATCGCCTGCGGCGCGCCGGCGTGCAGCGCCTCGTGCTCGCGGCCGGCGACCACGACATGATGAAGTGGCACATGGTGGGCGAAGCGAAGAAGCTCGCCCGCGCCGGCTTCCCCGTGGCGTTCATGAGCATGGGCAAGGTCGGGCACACCTTCCCGAAGGACATCGAGCCGCGCATGAAGCGCGCTCTGGCCTGGGCCGACGGAGACGACTCCGCCTTCGTGCCCCGCGAGAAGGGCGAGCTCGCATTCACGCCGGAGCCGAAGTGA
- a CDS encoding DUF2277 domain-containing protein — protein sequence MCRNIRPLFNFEPPTTEEEIRAAALQYVRKVSGATRPASANQAAFERAVDEVAQVTSRLLGQLTTHAPPKNRDVEREKAKARAAKRFAV from the coding sequence ATGTGCCGCAACATCCGCCCGCTCTTCAACTTCGAGCCGCCCACCACCGAGGAGGAGATCCGCGCCGCGGCGCTCCAGTACGTGCGCAAGGTCAGCGGAGCCACGCGTCCCGCGAGCGCGAACCAGGCCGCGTTCGAACGCGCCGTGGACGAGGTGGCGCAGGTGACGTCGCGCCTGCTGGGTCAGCTGACGACTCACGCTCCGCCCAAGAACCGGGATGTCGAGCGCGAAAAGGCCAAGGCTCGCGCGGCCAAACGCTTTGCGGTCTAG
- a CDS encoding class I SAM-dependent methyltransferase, which produces MAKRGPVIDDVDAVRDAGARAHYDDPAYYDLAYRDRKRDVAFYVSVAKRYGGPVLEYGVGNGRVALALARAGFDVVGVDLSERMLESLGKKLRGALAERVERVHGDMRSVRLRRRFPLVIAPFNTVLHLYERPDVEAFFARVREHLAPGGRFVFDFSLPSPADLALDPNRSFGAPSFRHPSTGKTTRYRERFEYHPLRQLLVIWMDMTPAGGGEAASVPLSHRQFFPREMEALLHYNGFSDIRFSADFSDRAPDAGTDSLVASATVARARSRA; this is translated from the coding sequence ATGGCCAAGCGCGGGCCGGTGATCGACGACGTCGACGCCGTGCGCGATGCCGGCGCGCGCGCGCACTACGACGACCCGGCCTACTACGATCTGGCCTACCGCGACCGGAAGCGCGACGTCGCCTTCTACGTGAGCGTCGCCAAGCGCTACGGCGGTCCGGTGCTCGAGTACGGGGTGGGCAACGGGCGCGTCGCGCTGGCGCTCGCCCGGGCCGGCTTCGACGTGGTGGGCGTGGACCTCTCGGAGCGCATGCTGGAGAGCCTCGGGAAGAAGCTCCGCGGCGCGCTGGCGGAGCGCGTCGAGCGGGTGCACGGGGACATGCGCAGCGTGCGCTTGCGGCGGCGGTTTCCCTTGGTGATCGCGCCGTTCAACACGGTGCTCCACCTGTACGAACGGCCGGACGTGGAGGCCTTCTTCGCCCGGGTCCGGGAGCACCTCGCGCCCGGGGGGCGCTTCGTCTTCGACTTCTCGCTGCCCTCCCCGGCGGATCTGGCGTTGGATCCCAATCGCTCGTTCGGCGCCCCGAGCTTCCGCCACCCGAGCACGGGCAAGACCACCCGTTATCGGGAGCGCTTCGAGTACCACCCGCTCCGGCAGCTCCTGGTCATCTGGATGGACATGACCCCGGCGGGTGGGGGTGAAGCGGCCAGCGTGCCGCTCTCGCACCGGCAGTTCTTCCCCCGGGAAATGGAGGCGCTCCTGCACTACAACGGCTTCTCGGACATCCGCTTCAGCGCGGACTTCTCCGACCGAGCGCCGGACGCCGGGACCGACTCCCTGGTCGCGAGCGCGACCGTTGCGAGGGCCCGATCGCGGGCATAG
- a CDS encoding DNA-directed RNA polymerase subunit omega → MARVTVEDCLEQEENRFALVVLASTRCRQLMKGAPQLVNAKNKPAVVSLREIAKGRVRFHRTADDVVREYIAECAMFDRTL, encoded by the coding sequence ATGGCACGCGTCACCGTCGAAGACTGCCTGGAGCAAGAAGAGAACCGCTTCGCCCTGGTGGTGCTCGCTTCCACTCGCTGCCGGCAGCTGATGAAGGGCGCGCCCCAGCTGGTCAACGCCAAGAACAAGCCCGCCGTGGTCAGCCTGCGCGAGATCGCCAAGGGCCGCGTGCGCTTCCACCGCACCGCCGACGACGTCGTGCGCGAGTACATCGCCGAGTGCGCGATGTTCGATCGCACGCTCTGA